A region of the Arsenicicoccus dermatophilus genome:
ACCGGATCGTTCCGCTCGTCCCTTGGATGCACGCTGCTCTCACCCAGTGGCGCGAGCAGGCGCCACCCAACCCGTGGGGCCTGGTATGGACCGGCAGCGATCCCCGCTACGACGGCGGGCGCATCATCCCCACCAGCGCAGACGCCGACCGCCGTGAGTGGGCACGCCTCCAGGACGCCGCCGGTGTGCGCCACCCCACCGGCCGCCGCTACACCCTCCACGAGGCCCGACACACCACCGCCACCATGCTCCTCGAGCTCGGCGTCGACCCGAAGGTCGTCATCACGATCATGGGGCACTCGTCGATTCTGTCCACCGACGCCTACCGGCACGTCTCGACGACGATGGCGCGCAAGGCTCTTGACCAGGTCGCGGAGAGGCTGGGCTTGCCGCCTGCGTGACCGTACGGCGAGGGGCCCGCACCAGCTGGTGCGGGCCCCTCGTTGCTGTTTCCCTACCCTCTTGCCTCTCGGCCCTCGTCGTAGCCCGCACGCCACACTGCGCGGAGCTTGCGTCGCTGGCTGGAGACGGTGATGGCTAGGCCTGCGGCGATGACCGCCTCTGCCATGAGCCCTACCGTGAGGTACCACTCCCTGCTGAATGCCACGGTCTTCCTCCTCATGGGGTGCAGCCACCCAACCACAGGATGAGACGGTTGGCCCGGTATGTCACCCGGTAGGGGCAATCCTCCGGCGGAGAAGGTCGGCGAGGACAGCTGCTCGGTCGGCTCCGCTGCCGGGGCCGTCAAGCACGGCGCGTACCCGGTCGTCGGCCTCGACGATGTCGATGACATCGGCCGCGGATACGGCCCAGGAGCCCTCGATCTCGCCTGGCTGGACGTAGCCGCAGTCAAGAAGTGCGGCGTTCAGGACGCGCAGATAGGGGTAGCCGCAGATCCGGGCGATGCCGCGCATCGTCTCGACGGTCGGGAGGTCCGACATCGTCTTCCACCGGGCGGGGGCAGAGCGTGCGAGGCCGAGGCGCCGGGCGATCTGCGCGTCGGGCACCGGCCAGTCCTGGGCGTCCTTGTAGGCCTGGACCAGGTCCCATAGAGCTCCCACGCGACGTCCTCCTTCTGTGGTCATACCAAGATACTCGTCAGTAGCGTCGCCTCACACAAGCCGCGGCGTACACCAGAACTGATGCATGCGGCACCCTCTGGCGTACACCACGCTACGTGCTCAGCGCCTCCATATCTAGCGTCTGACCAGGTAAAAGCCACTCCAGCCACAGCGCACGCCTTGCCGCGACGTACACCATTGGGCTACTTTCTGACCCTAACCGCTGTACACCACGACCCGGAAAGGGCTACAGTGATCACACGACCCCGCAAAGTCACCAAGCAGAGAGAGGTCTGGATGCAACTCCGCGACCACCGGATGCTCCGCGAAGCCATCACCGCACGTGGGCTCACGCAGCGCGGCATCGCCCGAGCCGTCGGCCACGCCAGCCCCAGCCACATCAACGCCCTCGCCACCGGGAAGAAGACCAGCACCAGCCCCCAGACGGCGCTCCTCATCGAGAGGTGGCTCGGCGTCCCCGCCGGCTCCCTCTTCGAGCCACGAACGTCCCTTGATGAGCAACGCAAAGTCCACTGCACCGAGACGGCAGCCTGACCATGCCTACCCAGATGCCCACAGACGCAACGGAACTCATCGCTGTCACCCGCCCCAAGGCCGCCGAGCTCACCGGCCTGCCCGAGAGCACCATCCACGCCGCCATCCACTCCGACGGCCGCACCACCCCACGCCTACGAGCCCGCCGCATCGGCCGTCGCATCGTCATCCCCATCACCGACCTGCGCGACTGGATCGCCCAGCTCGACGAGGTCGCCTGACCCCCTCCGCAACACGCCGCAGGGCCGGCCCGAAGGAACCCCGCCAGGAGAACCGAAGCCGGACCGGCCCCACTCACCGAGGAGTATCCCACATGCACCGCACGAACGACCTGTACAGCGTCGACACGACCACCGACGGGACGACCTGGGCCGCCGAGCTCACTCCCTCCCACGACCACACCGCGCGCCTTCTCCTGAGCCTCGCCGTGGTCCTGCGCGACGACCGGTGGGCCGGGCTCCGCACGCTCACGGCCACCCGCGAGTGGCCCACCACCAGCGAGATCGCTACCGCCGTCGGCGGTCACGACGTCCTGCGCTCCATCACGAAGGTCCTCACCGTCACGATCGACGGTGACACCACCGTCGACAACAGCGCCACGGACGGGCTCCCCGCACACCTGCTCTCCCACCGCTCCCCCGGGGCAACCCGCCCCGCCGCCGAGCCCCGCGACTGCCACTGCGGCGACTACGCCACCCCCGGCAGCGAGCTGTGCGGCACCTGCCTGCGCCGCGAAGAGGACGCCGCCGACGCGGACCGCGCCGCGATGCGCCGTGACCAGGACCTCACCTACCGGATCGGGGCCTGACATGTGGGACTACGACACCACCCCGGCGCCGGCCTGGGCCACCGCGACCCTCGACACCCACGGCGAGCACGACGACCTCGATCTCTTCGACGACTACGACCGAGCCGCCGACCACGCCTACCCGTCCGAGATCACCCAGGGGGCGACGGCATGAGCATCCCCGAGATCAGCGACCAGACCTGGGCCGTGTTCTGGATGACCCTGTCCCTGGCCGTCCTCGCCTGGTGGTACCTCATCCACCACGGAGGCAACTGGGAGCACGACGAAGACCCCGTCCAGGAGCCCATCGGCCGATCCCCGTCCCGGATCTACCCCGGCGCCACCCCCGAGCAGCGCATCGCCGCTCGCCTGCACGTCCACCCCGACGAGCCAGTCCAACTGCACTGCCCCTACGACGGCACCACGATGCTCGTCCCAGCCCGCAGCATCCACACCTACTGCTGCCCCACCTGCGTCGCCAAGCACGACCAGGCCAAGGCCGCCACTCGCGCCCGCCGCCGGGTCCCCGCAGAGATCGCCCACCTCGACTGGACCCCCACGGACGGTGCCGCATGAGCACCGTGCAGAAAGTCACCGGCCATGACCCAGGAAGCCCCGAGTGGGCCCGGAAGATGAGCGGCTCGAAGATCGCCGCCGCCCTCGGAATCTCCCCCTGGACCAGCCCATTCCACGCCTGGCACCTCCTCGCCGGCACCATCCCCCCCGAACCCGACAACGAGGTGCTCGAGTTCGGGCGCGACGCCGAGCCGATGATGCGCGCCTGGTTCACCCGCCACACCGGCATCACCGTCGTCGAGTCCGCCACCTACGAGCTCGACGGGTGGCTCCTCGCCACCCCCGACGGCGAGGCCGACTGCGGAGGGCTCCTGGAGATCAAGACGGCCGGCGAAGAGTGGGAGTGGCGGCACTACCCCAGCGACGACTCCGACGAGTGGGTACGTGCCCTGCCCCCGCACTACGAGGTGCAGGTCCAGACCCAGCTCGGTGTGACCGGCCGCGATCACGCGCACATCGCGGTGCTGTTCAAGCAGGGCTGCGCGCGGGAGACCTTCCGCGTCGACGCTGACCCGGACGTGTTCACGTACATCACCGCGGAGGCCCGCGCGTTCCTCGACTCCGTGGACGCCGGGGTGCAGCCCCCGCTCGACGGCGCCACCAGCACATTCCGGGCGCTGCGGCACCTGCACACGCAGATCACCGACGACGACATCGACGTCGACCCGTGGCTCGCGTGGTGCATCACCGATGCGAAGACCCGTCACCAGGACGCCGAGGCCGCGCTGCAGCGCGCGAAGAACCTCGCGCTGCACCACCTCGGCGACGCCCGCCGCCTCACCAGCGACGGCCGCTGGGTCGCCCGACGCCAGCCCTGCCGCGGCGGCGTCTCCCTCTACCTCAACACCCACCCCGCCACCAAGGAGAAGTGAGCCTCATGACCACCATCACCCAGGCCGTCGCCCAGCGCGAGCAGGACCAGCAGGGCCCCGGCGCCCTCATCCAGCGGTACAGCAACGACTTCGCCACGGTCCTGCCCACCCACATCAAGCCCGAGACGTGGGTGCGCCTCGCCTCCGGTGCGCTCAAGAAGGGCAAGCAGGACCCCCGCACCGGGCGATTCGAGCTGGAGATCGCCGCGATGAACAACCCCAGCATCTTCCTCGCGAGCCTCTTGGAAGCGGCCCGCCTCGGACTCGCCCCCGGCTCAGCGGAGTACTACCTCACGCCCCGGAAGGTGAAGGGCCAGCTGGAGATCCTCGGGATCGTCGGCTACCAGGGGTACATCGAGTTGATGTACCGGGCCGGCGCGATCAGCAGCGTCGTCGTCGAGGTCGTCCGCGACAGCGACCGCTTCACGTTCCGGCCCGGCCGCGACGAGATCCCCCAGCACGACATCGACTGGGACGCCGAGGATCGCGGGAAGCTGCGGCTCGTGTACGCGTACGCGCGGATGAAGGACGGCGCGTACTCCAAGGTGGTCGTGCTCAACCGGGCCGGGATCGAGCGGATCAAGAGGTCGAGTCAGGGCGCGCACAGCGAGTACTCCCCGTGGCAGCAGCACGAGGAGGCCATGTGGATGAAGTCGGCGGTCCGGCAGCTGCGGAAGTGGGTGCCCACGTCCGCGGAGTACATCCGGGAGCAGATGCGCGCGGCCCGTGACGTCGTCCAGGAGAGCACGAACCTGTCGCCGGAGCTGGTGCAGGTCGCGGGAGAGGCCGTGCACCGCACCACCGGGGAGATCCTCGACGCCGACGTCGAGGTCGAGCCTGATCTGGAGGAGCCGCCCGCCGGCTACGACGCGTCCGGTGCCGGGTTGCCGGCGTTCGGTGGGGACGAGTGACCGGACCGCGGTGGCGGTGCTGGGTGAAGGGCTGCCCGCGGTACGGGCAGTGGGCGCCGCTGCGGTGGCCCGACGAGGCCCGATCCCACTACCGCACCTACCACTACCGGCGGCCCGGGCGCCAGGACGCCGGCACCACCCCGGGCGAGTACGCCACCCGAGCGTGACGCTCCTCTCCGCCCCACCCCGCGCCGGGTGGGGCGGGGGAAGCACCACGAACCCCGCCACAGGAGGAACCACCGATGACCACCCCAGCCATGCCGGCCCCGTGCCTGCACACCCACACCACCCACCAGCACGGCACCCATGCCTGCTACGTCCTCGACCGCTGCCGCTGCCAGCCGTGCCGGGCCGCCGCAGCCGAGTACGAGCGCAAGAGGGTCCGCCGCAACGCCTACGGCCGCGCCAACCTCATCGACGCGGGACCGGTCCGCGACCACGTCCACGCGCTCCAGGCTGCAGGCCTCGGCCGGCGGCGGATCGCGGAGCTCGCCGGTGTCTCCTCATCGGTGCTGACCAACCTGCTCTACCCCACCGCCGACCGTGAACAGAGCAGCAGGGTTACGCGAGCCACCGCGGAGAAGGTCCTCGCCGTCCGTGCCGCCCCGGCTGCTGCAGCAGCCGGGGCGCGGGTCTCCTCCGTTGGGACCCGCCGCCGCCTCCAGGCCCTCGTCGCCGTCGGCTGGTCCCAGGCCAAGCTCGCTGAGCGCCTCGGCGTCACCCGCAGTGCCATCAACCACATCGTGGCCGGTGCCTCCGGCCACGTCACCAACGCGACCGCGCAGGCCGTCATCTGTCTGTACGACGAGCTGTGGGACCAGGCCCCGCCCCAGGGCAACCACCGTGACCGCATCGCGGCGTCCCGTACCCGCAGCTACGCGAAGGCCCGCGGGTGGGCTCCGCCGCTCGCGTGGGACGACGACGCCATCGACGACCCGTCCGCCACCGCCGACCTGGGTGATAGCACCCCCATGCCAGGCAGGGCGGGCACCCACATCGAAGACGTCGAGTGCCTCGCCAGCAGCGGAGCAGGCCGTGAGGAGACGGCTGCTCGTCTCGGTGTCGAGTGGGAGTCAGTCTCCAGAGCGTGTGTCCGCGCCGGGCGCAGCGACCTGATCGACCGCATCGACCGCAACGACTTCGTGTGCGGTCGTGAGCGTCGCTCTACCGGGAAGGCCGCCGCGTGATCCCCCTGACCAATCTCCCCCGGCTCCGCGAGGACGCCGTGTGCGCCACCACCGACCCCGAGCTCTTCTACCCCCAGAAGGGGGAGATGCCCAAGGTGCGTGCCGCGCAGCAGATCTGCCGGTCCTGCCCGGCCATGGTCGAGTGCCGGGAGTGGGCCATCGCCCACGGCGAGGACCACGGCGTGTGGGGCGGTACCACGCCCCGGGAGCGCCTGCGGATCCGCCGCGACCGGGCCGCCACCACCGCCACCGACGCCGCCTGACCTACCTGAGACCGGAGACCGAAGATGCTGTTGAAGCCCAAGATGCGCGGGTTCAAGCCGTCGATCTGGACCGATGACGCCTTCGTCGAGCTCGAGCCCCTGGCCCGGCTCCTGTACATGGGCATGTGGAACTGGGCGTGCGACAACGGGCACCTCACCGATGTGCCACGGCAGCTGCGCCGGCTGATCCTTCCCGATGATGCCTGCGACGCGGATGCTCTCGTGCAGGCGATCGCCGATGTGGGGCTGATCTCCCGCGAGGGCGGGTGGATCACGGTGCGGGGGCTGACAAAGCACCAGAAGCTCGACCACCGCTACTACGTGACGTGTGACTGCCCCGGGTGCGAGCTGCCGGAGAAGGTGCAGGAGGCGATCGAGAAGCGTCGCGCGGAGCGAGCCGAGGCGATGCGCCGCCAGCGCGAGAAAGGTAGGACCGCCACACACAGTGATGACGATGTGACAGAAAGAATTGATACGCCGGGTAGTGAGATGGAGTCGGGCAGTGATGATTCCACCACCTCAGGGACAGTGCACACCGTGCACACTGACAGTGCACACCGTGCACACGCGTGTGCACGCGTTGAAGGTGAAGGTGAAGGTGAAGGGGAAGGTGAAGGGGAAGAACTACTACTACTCACCTCTCCCACAACGTCACCCCACCCAACGCGCGCGAACGAAGCAACGATCACCACGCTCCCCAACACACCCGGGAACGACGACGCCTTCGAGCAGCTCTGGCAGTCCTGGCCCGCCTTCCGCCGCCGCGAGAAGACCAAGGCCTACGCCGCCTGGCACCAAGCCACCCGCACCACCCCACCCAGCTCGATCCTCGAAGGCCTCGCCCGCTACGCCGACGCTGTCGCCCGCGGATGGGAGGAAGAGCGCTTCGTCCCCAAGCCCCACAACTGGATCCTCAAGCAGGGCTGGACCGACGAGTACGCCCCCCGCCCCGTCACCCGCACCACCAGCCAGCAAGCCGCCCACGACATCAACACCCGCCTCGCCCAGATCGCAGCCGAAGGGGAACCCGCATGAACCGCCCCGCCGCCGCACGCATCGTCCGAGCAGCACGAGCAGCCGGCCTCCACATCCCCGCCGACGACATCGACGTCACCGTCGACGTGTGGGCCGGGATCCTCACCGACATCCCCTACGACGACGCCACCCAGGCCGTCATCCACCTCGCCCAGCAAGGCGACGGGTACCTCACCCCCAGACACATCCGAGAATGGGTCCGTACGGCCCGCAGACGCCGCCTAGAGGCCGCAGGGGACCTCGCACCCAACGCTGACCCCGACAGGCCCGCAGAATGGCTCACAGAGCTTCGGGCCCTCCGCAAAGCCGTCGCCGACGGCCTCACCCCCGACCAGCTCGCCACCTACCGAGCCGGCGGAGTCTCCATCACCGGCAGCCACCACAACCTCGCACTCCCCACCACCCAGACCGCCACCCCCGACGAAATCCAGACCGCGAAACGCTTCATCCATTCCCTCACCCGACCCACCCATGTAGCCTGACAAGCAACAACCCGCCCACTCAACCGAAACAAGGAACCCCGCCATGACCCAACACCACACCCCACGCGACCACTACGACACCGCCTGCCGCACCGCCCGCCTGGCCCGCACCCCCGACGACACCCGCGACGCCACAGCCTCCGCGCTCCTCGCCATCGCCGCCGTCCTCGTCCACCAGCACGAGCAGGACCAGGCCGCCGAGCAGGCCATCACCAACACCGACGCGACCGCCCTCGGCCACGCCACCCAGCGGGTCCTCGACCTCACCGCCGAGCGCGACCGCGCCCGGGACCTAGCCGCCCGCCTCGAGCTCGCCGCCCGCCTCGAGGCCGACCTCGCGCAGCGCCCCGCCGCCCCGTCCGGGCCGATCACCGAGGAGCCGCATGGTCTCGGCCACGTCGTCGTCGCGGAGTACCGATCGGATAGCCGCTCAGGGGCCATCCTCTACGTGAGGGGGGCGGGCGAGCGGCAGCCGTGGCTCAGCGAGAGGGGGAAGGTCGCATGGGGAGGGCTGCGCAACCCCAGATGGGCGACGCCGGAGGAGATCCGCACCGGCACCGTCCAGGACGAGCAGCCTGCCACCGCCCCGGACCACCCCGAGCACCTGGAGGGTTACGAGGCCTACGACTCCGCCGCGCTTGGCACCATCGCGGACGATGGAATGGGCGGCGCACACTCCTTGATCACTCGGCACGTGGACGGGTGTCAGTGCGGCGACAGAACCCGCGTCCTTGCCTGGTCTAGGCGCCGCGTCGTGCGGTGGGGCTTCGGCCCAGGCTGGGAGCCCGGCACCAACGTTACCGACCTCGCTGACGAGGCCCCCGAGGGCGTCATCCTGGTCGACTGCGACGGGGACTACTGGCGAGCGGCGGCAAACGGGTACCTCCTCAACTGGCACGCCGGCAGGGGAATCTGGCTCGCCGCTGGCAAGGTCGGGAACGTAGCGCGCTTCGCCCCGATTCGGGTCGCGACGAACGAGCAGCTGCGCGCCGCTGGCATCCTCACCGACGGAGGCCAGGCATGAGCACCGACCTGGTCCCCCACCTGCCCTTCCGCGGTGGGTTCGTGCCAGCGCACGACCTGTCGTGGCTCGTCCGCGACCCGAACGGCGCCGCTGTGGGCGTGATCTCCGTAGCTGACCGCGCCTACCCGCCGGCGACGCTTCCCGACGGGAAGCGGTTCCCGGGGCTCCCCGCGTCGATCAACGCCCTCACCGAGGACGACGCCCGCCGCACGTTCATCGAATGCCACCCGTCCCTGGACGGCGTCCCGAGACGGCATCGGAAGAAGGCTCTCGCCACACTCATCGCCGCTGACCAGAACACCTACGAGATCACCACCCCGGCAGAGGCGTGCGACGCACTGCGCGCCGGGATGGACCAGGACGGAGACCGAGCATGAGCACCAACTTCGATAAGTACCTCGCCGAGCGCTTGCAGGACCCCGAGGTCCGCGCCGGATACGGGGCCGGGATGAACACCGCCACCGCGCACCACATCGCCGTCATTGATCTGGCGGCACCCGACAACTGGAAGATCGAGTGCCACGCCCCCGCGGACGCGTGCTGCCACATCGTGTGGGACTGTGACTGCGAGGAGTGGTCCGGCATGGAGATCATCGACGGAGTGCCGTGGCACGATGCCGGGGGAGGCGAGCCCGGGGGAGCGTGGATGCCCCCTGAGTGGCTTCCAGAGGTTGACCTCTCGGTGCAGCGCCACAGGGGACGGTTCGACCCCGCAGAGTGCAGCCTGCACTATTGGGCGCAGGAGGACGAGGGGAACCTGCACGGAGAGGTGCGGGTCCCCGTCAAGGCGGAATACGGGGGCGGCTACTACACCTTCGATGCGGCCCAGCCGACCGCGGAGAACATCCGCAAGGCGCTCGTCCATGAGTTGTACCGACCGAATGCAGAAGACATTCACCGGGCGATGGCGGGCGAGGTACTTAAGCCGGACCCGTTCTCCACAGAAACGCTGCTCGCTCGCCAGGTCAAGGCTGTGTGCGCGCTCCTCGGCATCCCCACGGAGGAGCAGTCGTGAACCGCCCTACGCCTCCCGCCTATGCCGGGGCCCTCACGTGCCCCCAGGTCATCCCGGTGTTCCACGGCAACCTCGCCCTGTCCCGCTGGGACACGGAGATACGACACCCGCTGTGCGGGCGCTGCCGAGAGGAGACGGTCTTCGACGGAGAGAACTTCGCTTGCCGCCGATGCCACCTGTACTTCGACCCAGACACCATGAAGTGCACCGCCTACTGCGACGCGCCAGGCGATGGACTGGACCACTCGTCGTGCGCCGGGTCCGGTCGCGATCTGTGCTGGTGGTGCGGTATCAACGACGCCGCCCGGAAGCACTGCACCTTCTGCGGCGGCTCCGGCCTCGCTCCGGACGACGAGGACGGAGGCGAGCAGTGAGCCCGCAGAGGATTCAGCGCCGCCGCGCCAAGGGGTGGCGCATGCCCGAGGGGGCCGTGTACGTCGGCCGCCCCACCAAGTGGGGCAACCCCTTCGGGGTGAAGCGGCTCAGCACGCGGGAGTACGTCGTCGTTGACCACCGCGGCGTGGAGTACGTCGAGGGATGGGGCGGGAAGGAGCACGCCACTCGCGTCGCCGCCCGCCTGTACGACCTGCACTCCGGCCCGGTGGGCATCTACGAGCTCGATGTCGCCGAGGTCAGGCGCGAGCTCCGGGGCCGCGACCTGGCCTGCTGGTGCCCACTCGACATGCCGTGCCACGCCGAAACCCTGCTCCGCATCGCCAACGAGGAGACCCCGTGACCGAGCTCAAGCCCGGACAGCGCGTCCGCGTCCGCGACCACTTCTACGAGGCTCTCTGCGCCGGCCAATCTGGGGTCGTCACAGATGTCCGGAGCAACGGGATGGTCCTCGTCAAGCTCAACTCGTTCACCGGCCCGCTGATATTCAACCCGGCCGACCTGGAGGAGGACGGGGACGCTATCCCCGCCCCCGGTGACCCGCGGCTCGTCGTGTACGTCGTCGAGACCCGCAGCATCGCCACGGCTGACGCGGGCTGGGAGCTGCAGACCGTCTACATCAGCGAGGACGCAGCGGAGCGGGACGCGAAGCGCTACGCGAGCCCCCAGCAGCAGGTGCGCGTCCAGTCCCTGATTGTCCAAGGCACCCAGCCCGGAGCGGTCCACGACCCGCGGCCCTGCCAGCTCGGGACCCTGGCCGGATGAGCGAGCTCCTGGCCATCGACCCCGGCAGCGAGCAGTCCGGGTGGGTCATCATCGACACCCGCACCCGCCGCCCCCTCCACCACGGGAAGGACACCAACCAGAAGATCCTCGCGATCATCCGCTCCTACGCCAACACCCCACCCGAGCAGAGGGCCGGGGTGTGGATCGAGAAAATCGGACGCATGGCCGGCACCGCCGGCGAGAGCATCTTCGAGACGTGCGTGTGGACCGGCCGGTTCATGCACGAAGCCGAACGGCTTGGCCTGCTCGTGGAGCGCGTCAAGCGCGTCCCGATCAAGGTGCACCTGCGCGTCGGGCAGAAGGGCACCGACACCGACGTGCGCCGCGCGCTGGTCGATCGTTTCGCGCCCGGCGAGCCGCGCCACGGGAAGGGCACGAAGGACGAGCCGGGCTGGTTCTACGGGTTCGCCGCCGACGCATGGCAGGCCTACGCCCTAGCCGTGTACGCCAGCGACACCCTCGAACCACCCGAGACCGCTCCACCACCCGACGAGCACGGCCAGGTAGCGTGACGGCTGTCCTGTCGAGACACGGCACCGCTGCAACGGTGACACCAGAGGCCCCAGCACCCCGCCCAGGGCGCTGGGGCCTCCCGCTACCTACACCACCCGCCGCGGCCACTGCTACCATGCGGACGTGTCAGGAAGAGCAGCTGGAGCGCCTCGTGTAGCTGCAGTGACGTCTAGCGTCCCCGCAATTGCGGGGACGTAGGAAGGCCCCACACCAAGCGGTGTGGGGCCTTCCCGTTGTGCCATGCGCACTAGCTGATCTCGCTCGTCATCACCTGGCCCTTCTCGCTGAATCGCGCCAACCGGTCCATCACCCACGACGACGCAGCTTCCAACGACTCCGCCGGCAACGTCACTGACACCACCGTCGTCGATACGTCACCAGCCCCGATCGACACGTCCGTGTACGGGATCAACGCCCTGAAGACTTCCTCCCCCAGCTCGCCCGTCAGTCGACGCTGCAGCGTCACCTGCACGCAGAACCTCTTCATGCCTAGCCTCTCCTGTCTGTCGCGCTCATCAGCCGGCCACCGTGGCAGAACCTTCCCTGTTTCCGGCACGTCATGACGTGCCGGAAACAGGGAAAGCATCCTCCGCTTCGGCTGACGCCACATGTCGTGTCAGCCGCCCGACCGTGGCGTGTGCTGTGTCAGGCCATCTCTGTC
Encoded here:
- a CDS encoding helix-turn-helix domain-containing protein, which gives rise to MQLRDHRMLREAITARGLTQRGIARAVGHASPSHINALATGKKTSTSPQTALLIERWLGVPAGSLFEPRTSLDEQRKVHCTETAA
- a CDS encoding helix-turn-helix domain-containing protein, whose product is MPTDATELIAVTRPKAAELTGLPESTIHAAIHSDGRTTPRLRARRIGRRIVIPITDLRDWIAQLDEVA
- a CDS encoding YqaJ viral recombinase family protein codes for the protein MSTVQKVTGHDPGSPEWARKMSGSKIAAALGISPWTSPFHAWHLLAGTIPPEPDNEVLEFGRDAEPMMRAWFTRHTGITVVESATYELDGWLLATPDGEADCGGLLEIKTAGEEWEWRHYPSDDSDEWVRALPPHYEVQVQTQLGVTGRDHAHIAVLFKQGCARETFRVDADPDVFTYITAEARAFLDSVDAGVQPPLDGATSTFRALRHLHTQITDDDIDVDPWLAWCITDAKTRHQDAEAALQRAKNLALHHLGDARRLTSDGRWVARRQPCRGGVSLYLNTHPATKEK
- a CDS encoding recombinase RecT, translating into MTTITQAVAQREQDQQGPGALIQRYSNDFATVLPTHIKPETWVRLASGALKKGKQDPRTGRFELEIAAMNNPSIFLASLLEAARLGLAPGSAEYYLTPRKVKGQLEILGIVGYQGYIELMYRAGAISSVVVEVVRDSDRFTFRPGRDEIPQHDIDWDAEDRGKLRLVYAYARMKDGAYSKVVVLNRAGIERIKRSSQGAHSEYSPWQQHEEAMWMKSAVRQLRKWVPTSAEYIREQMRAARDVVQESTNLSPELVQVAGEAVHRTTGEILDADVEVEPDLEEPPAGYDASGAGLPAFGGDE
- a CDS encoding helix-turn-helix domain-containing protein translates to MTTPAMPAPCLHTHTTHQHGTHACYVLDRCRCQPCRAAAAEYERKRVRRNAYGRANLIDAGPVRDHVHALQAAGLGRRRIAELAGVSSSVLTNLLYPTADREQSSRVTRATAEKVLAVRAAPAAAAAGARVSSVGTRRRLQALVAVGWSQAKLAERLGVTRSAINHIVAGASGHVTNATAQAVICLYDELWDQAPPQGNHRDRIAASRTRSYAKARGWAPPLAWDDDAIDDPSATADLGDSTPMPGRAGTHIEDVECLASSGAGREETAARLGVEWESVSRACVRAGRSDLIDRIDRNDFVCGRERRSTGKAAA
- a CDS encoding WhiB family transcriptional regulator, which gives rise to MIPLTNLPRLREDAVCATTDPELFYPQKGEMPKVRAAQQICRSCPAMVECREWAIAHGEDHGVWGGTTPRERLRIRRDRAATTATDAA
- a CDS encoding DUF4326 domain-containing protein is translated as MPEGAVYVGRPTKWGNPFGVKRLSTREYVVVDHRGVEYVEGWGGKEHATRVAARLYDLHSGPVGIYELDVAEVRRELRGRDLACWCPLDMPCHAETLLRIANEETP